The proteins below are encoded in one region of Papaver somniferum cultivar HN1 unplaced genomic scaffold, ASM357369v1 unplaced-scaffold_20, whole genome shotgun sequence:
- the LOC113339207 gene encoding uncharacterized protein LOC113339207: MASSVTTEDLKAFHAMDRDLYKRLVVDSGRDLFTCMHVISLWIFLEEIGYPNIVEKLLRMNDAVVNFILNEAIRCLDCLKSVTPPIPVVNIPDLPLTQELMGNKAIRLSLVYQYRDDALTRVKQTVKDVFVRAFDDIVQEAVRAGKKL; encoded by the coding sequence ATGGCTTCATCTGTTACCACAGAGGATCTGAAGGCGTTCCATGCAATGGATCGAGATCTTTACAAGCGACTTGTTGTTGACAGTGGTCGAGACTTATTTACATGTATGCATGTGATTTCCCTGTGGATATTTCTTGAAGAGATAGGGTATCCCAATATAGTCGAGAAATTACTCAGAATGAATGATGCGGTAGTCAATTTTATACTGAATGAAGCAATTCGTTGTCTTGATTGCCTGAAATCTGTTACACCACCTATACCGGTGGTTAACATTCCCGACTTACCATTAACACAAGAGTTAATGGGGAATAAGGCGATCAGATTATCATTGGTATATCAGTACAGGGATGATGCCTTAACTAGGGTAAAGCAGACTGTGAAGGATGTGTTTGTTAGAGCGTTTGATGATATAGTACAAGAGGCCGTTCGGGCTGGCAAGAAGTTATGA